The genomic DNA CGACGATCTGGTGGCGGATGGCTCCCTCACGGCGGAAGAGGCGGAGGAGTGGATCGCGGAGATTCGAGAGTTCGCCGTCGAGTTTGTGAACGAGCCATGGGAGGAATCCGGCGTAGATTGGATCTCCATCGCTGCTGAGAAGCTGGGCCTCGGCGAGGATGAGCTGCTCGAGATGCTGGATTCGGGTAAGAGCATCGCGGACGTGGCCCGCAGCCGGGGACTTGAGCCTCAGAGCATCGTGGACGCCATCGTCGCGGCGGAACAGGCCTGGGTGGACGGGCTGGTGGCGGATGGCTCCATGACGCTGGAGGAGGCCGCGGAATGGATGGCGGATGTCAGGATGTGGGCTGAGGAATTCGTCAATGAGCGCCTGGGTGCTGAGGCTGCGGTCGTCGTTCCGCTGAGCGCCTGAGTGCGCTTGTGGGCCATCTCGCTTCAGAGGCGGGCCCTTCCCGGGCGTGTGTCCGTGGAAGGCCCGCCGTCTATCCGCATCGGAAGGGTGGACCTTTGCATCGGATAGCCGTTGGGGAGCGTGTGAGACATCGTGAGCCAGCTTATCCTCGTGATAGAAGATGAGAGGCGAATCGCACACTGGGTGCGTGCGTACCTGGAGCAGGCCGGATTCCGGGTCTTGCAGGCGTACGATGGGCAAGAGGGTCTGGCCCTGGCTCGCTCCGAACGACCCGATCTCGTCATCCTGGACTTGATGTTGCCCGGCCTGGATGGCACGGAGATCTGCCGGGCGTTGCGCCGGGAGTCGGATGTGCCCATCATTATCCTCACGGCTCGTGGAGGGGAGATGGATCGCATCCTGGGGCTGGAGTTGGGCGCCGACGATTACGTGGTCAAGCCCTTCAGTCCCGGCGAGCTGGTCGCACGGGTGCGGGCGGTGTTGCGTCGCATCCACGGCGGCGTCCGTCGGCCGGAGGTGTTGCGCGGTGGGGAGATCGAGCTGGACCTGGTCTCTCACACGTGCAAGGTGGCCGGCCGATGGGTGGAGTTGAGCCGCACGCAGTTTAACTTGCTCAGGGCGTTGATGAGCCATCCGGGGCAGGTGATGACCCGCCAGCAGCTGCTGGATGCCGTCTTCGATGAAGATTACAAGGGGTTCGAGCGCACGATCGATGTTCACATCCGCAGATTGCGTCAACGCATCGAGCGCGACCCCGCCAAGCCGCGCTATATCGTGACCGTCTTTGGCGTCGGATACAAGTTTGTGGAGTGAGCCGATGTTTCGTAGCTTGCGCTGGCGCTTGATCCTTCCTTTCAGCCTTTTGATCCTCTTGACGGTTCTGTTGTCCGGTGCGCTGTCGGCCTGGTTTACTCTCAATCGCTTCGATGTCTTTGTGACCGATGAAGGGAGGATGGCGGCGGAGGAGCTCGCTCCCTTCCTGGAGGCTTATTACGCTTATCACGGCGGCTGGGAGGGCCTGGCCGATCTTTTGAACACCCCGGCGGATTCCCTTGATGCGCTGGATGGCCTCTATCCTGCGTGGGATAGCTCCGTTGATTGGATCGAGGTGGCTGCCGGGGTGTTGGGCATCGATCCGGAGACGTTGTGGGATCGGCTGGATCAGAACAGCATCGCCGAGATCGCCACGGATTTGGGAGTTGACCCGGACAAGGTGGTGGAGGCCATCGTCGAGGCGGAGCGAAAGGCGATCGAGGAGGTGGTGGCGGCAGGCGGGCTCAGCTCGGAGCAGGCCGAGCTGGAGATGAAGTGGGTGTCGGAGATCGTCCATAGTTACGTGTATGAGGACGGCTATGGGGTGGCCGAAGGCGACTCTTCCGGGCTGGAGTATCCCGAGCTCTCCAAGACGGAGGTGGAGTGGCTGTTGAGCGCCCTTTGGGGGGGCGCCCACTTCCTGATCACCGATGAGCGCGGCGGGGTGATTTTCGACAGCACTGGCAAGCGCGTGGGGGAGCGCTTGTCCGGCTCGGCCACCAGGATGGGGGTCTCCCTGGCCGATCCCAGGAACGGGGACTTCATCGGGTTCGTGCTGATCCCCGCCGGCTCCGGCTATTACAGCACCCAGCAGATGGCGTTCCTGAAAGGTGTGATGAAGTCGCTGGTGATAAGCGGCCTGGTGGCCGGCCTGTTGGCCCTGGTGGCCGGTTTGTTCGTCGCCCGGCGCGTGACGGCGCCCGTCACCGCTCTGACCCAGGCCGCTCAGAAGCTGGCTTCCGGCGCTTGTCCGGGACGCCTGCCGGTGCACACACAGGATGAGCTGGGCCAGATGAGCGAGGCCTTCAACCGGATGGCGAACGCCATCGAGCAGCAGCGGGATCTCCGCATCCGGCTGGTGCACGACATCATGCACGAGCTGTATACGCCCCTCAGCGTGATTCAGCTGGAGGTGGAGGCGATCCGGGATGGCCTTCAGACGCCGGAGCAGGCCAGTGAGCAGTTGCAGAAGGAGATCGATGCCCTCCGCAAGCTGATCGAGGACCTGTCCCTGCTGGCGGAGATGGAGGCCGGAGAGACGAGGCTACAGCGTGAGCCCACCGATCCTGTGCAGTTGCTTTCGGATGCCATGCAGCGGTGGCAGCCCCGGGCACAGGCGGCGGGCATATCCCTGAACTTCGTGCCGCCGTCGTTCACGCTGCCCCGGGTGAACGTGGATCCGTCCCGTCTGGCCCAGGTGCTGGGGAACCTCATCTCCAACGCGATCCACTACACGCCCGCCGGCGGTCGAGTCGAGCTGCGCTGCGAGACGGCCGCCACGCCCAACCCCACTCGGGATGGCGCGTCCCCCGCCGGGGACGCATCGGCCTACGTCTGCATCACCGTCGCCGATACCGGGGATGGCATCGCCCCCGAGGATCTCCCCTTCGTCTTCGAGCGCTTCTACCGTACCGATCGGGCGCGTGCACGGCGATCGGGCGGGCGTGGCCTGGGCCTGGCCATCGTGCGAGAGATCGTCGAGCGGCACGGCGGCGAGGTCTGGGTGGAGAGCACCCTGGGGAAGGGGAGCACGTTCGGCTTTAGCCTGCCGGCGTTGTCGGGAGCGATGTCCTGTGGATAGTCATCGCTCCCCCTGCCGCTGATACAGGCTCACCAGCGGGATCCCCTTGTAGTCCAGCGTCCATACCGGCTGATGGCGCTCCATATAGGCGACGACGTAGTCGAAGAAGGTCGTCTGCCGGTATTCGATGATGGCGAAGTCGGCCTCCTCGATGCTCCCCTCAACCCAGTTGACCCCTGAGTCGTCGTAGAAGGACCCCCACCCGGGCGGTCGCACCATCACCAGATCGTCCCGCAGTAACCCGGCCTTCTGATAATAGTAGAGCACATCCCAGCTGTTGGGCATGACCCAGACGGTGGCGCCCGGCTGGGCCCTGGCGTTCAATTCCGGCAGCGCGGCCCGATACGTGGTGGCCCAGTAGATCGTCTCCAGCTTCAGCCGGTGCGCTCCCCGCACGCCGCCGACCAGCTCGCTGTAGTAGGCCAGCTCGAACGGGTGCAGTTGAGCGATGGCGACTGCGCTGGGGGCAAGGGCGATGAGGATGAGGAGGATGGGATTACGCAATACGCAGTACGTAACACGTGATGCGTATTGCGTATTGCGTGTTGCGTATTGCGTGATGCGTGATGCGTGATGCGATTGGAGCCAGCGCAGCAGCGCGTCCAGCCCCAATCCGGCCAGCGGCGCCAGGAAGACGTATGTGGGCATAAGCAGGCGGTCGCTGTCGAAGGCCCGGCTGCCCGGCCGCGTGAACCAGGCCACCATTATCCCCGCGTGGATCAGCCACAACGTCGCCGCCGAGCGCCCCGGCCCCGGCCGGAAGGCGCGCGTGGCCCCCAGAACCGTCAGGGCCAGCAGCAGTATGGGGGTCGTCGCCGCCACGATCACATAGGGATAGTGCCACGGCAGCTCCAGATACGTCTTGCCCAGGTAGTACTGATAGATCTCATAGTGGCTGACGGTGAAGAAGCGCGCCCACCGGATCAGCTTGGGGATGGTCTCCGTCCAGAGCCAGGGGAACAGAGCGATGACGGTCGCCAGCCCCAGCACGGGCATCAGCGCCAGCCGGCCCCACAGATCCCATCGCTTTCGCCGCTGGCGATCGGCGAGCACCCACAGGCCCAGGCCGATGGGGATGAGCACGTTGCTGATCTTGGTGGACAGCGCCAGGCCGAAGGCCAGCCCGCTTCCCAGCCAGGCCCAGGCGTCCCGGCGATCGCTCAGCCGCCAGAAGACCCAGGTGGCGAAGAACCACGTGGCCGCGGCCGGGAGGTCGAGCTCGGCGATGTGGGCGTGGAAGAAGAGGCGAGGCATGCCCATCAGCGCTGCCGCTCCCAGGATGGCGCCCGGCCGCCCCGCGCCCGCCTGTCGCACCGCGATGTAGATCAAGGCCGCCAGCGCGGCCGCCATCGCCATCGGCCCGACGCGATGCGCTGTAGGTAACGGCAGCCAGCGCCGGGTGAACGCCCATCCCAGCCCGCTGATCGCCTTGGCGATCGGCGGGTGCTCATTGTTCAGCCCAAAGCTGAGCCCGATGGCGGTGGGGTCCAATGCCTCGCTCAGGTCGGCTCGCGCCAGGCCGCGCAGGAACGTGCCCAGCCAGAGCACGATGCGCTCTCCGTTTTCGGCGTAGATCGGCTCGTCCCATCCCACCGCTACCGTCCCCTCCGTCATGAAGAGGAGGAGGAAGACGAACAGGGCGAGCGCCAGAGCGATCCATGCGTCGCGACGCTCCAGGGAGCTCATCTCGCATCTCCCGTCTGTGTGATCGTCACCGGGCCCAAGTGCAGGCGGTCGCCCAGGGTCCGGCCATCGCCGGACGTGACCGCCAGGTTGCGTCCGAGCTTCGGTGAGAACAACGCCAGCTCCAGCTGGTAGGTTCCGGCGGGCGCGTCGGGGAAGGCCTGGACGATCTGTGCGTCTCGCACCCGCATCCCGGGCTGCCATCGATCGAGCGGCAGGAACCCGTCGGTGGGCGGACGGTCGTGGCGTCCCACGTAGCGTCCCTGCGGCTCATCCCACAGGCCCACGAACACGCTGAGATCGGGCACGGGCGGGGATAGGACCTCCCAGTACAGGCGCAGCCCAGCCCGCCGCTCCGGCGGTAGGGAATCGGGCGGCGGCTCCCAGCCGATCAGGCGGAGCTGTCCCTCGAAGACGTAGTCCAGCGGCTGGACATCGGGCGGAAGCGGGCCGGGGGGAACCATGGGCCCCGGATAGGCCCAGGCGTACTCGATCCCCGCCAGCCGGACGACGAATTCGGGCGTCTGGTCCCGGAAGTAGCCTACGATCTGTTGGTTAGGCAACGTGCGCTGGACCTGGTTCGCGTAGAAGACCACGTGATGGGCGGAGGCCCAGGGCCAGAAGCCGTCCGGGAGCTGTTGGTTGAGCTCGATGGTGCGGCCGGAGAAATAGGGGGCCAGGACGGATGGATACCACGAGGCGGCCACCTGCTCGGAGGCTCCGTCTATTTCGGATAGCCATTGACCTATCCGATCCAGCCCCTCGCCGTTGCCGACCATCAGGACATGGCGGGCCGTGCGCGCCCCGCCGATCATCGGGTTGTAGAACGCCTGCAGATCGGGGAACCGGGAGAGGAAGAAGAGAGCCTGGACGATGGCCAGCGTTGCCATCCCCCAGGAAGGGGAGAGCCGGGGGGTAGCCCGTCGGATCGCGTCCAACCCCTCGCCTGCGATCAGCGCCAGCGCCGGGTAGATGGGGATCAGGTAGCGGTCGAACTTGGTCTCGGCCAGCGTCAGACCGCCGACCGTGATCGCGATATACAGGAGCCAGAGCACGATCAGGCGGGGTCGGGCCAGATGTCTGCGGAGGCCCGGGATGGCCAGCACGACCAGCGTCCCCAGCGCCGCCAGCAGCGTCACCGGGGACGTCCGGATGAGCAGTGCCAGCGGGTAGAAGGCCGGCCCGGGCGCGTCCACCACCTGTCCCATGAAGTAGAGGTGCCGCTGTCCCAGCTCCACCTCCGTGATCTGCCGGACGATCCTTTGGGCCGTCTCCACCGGGGTTGCCCACAGTGCCGGCCAGACGAGCACCAGGATGGCGGCGGCCAGCCCCCCCCAGACCGCTGCGGCCGTCCACCGCCCTCGCACGCCCAGCGATGCGCTTTCTCTCGGCCCCCGCAGAGCGGCCCAAACCGCTAGCGTTGGCCACAGAACGAGCGCGGGCAGCTTGGTCGCGATGGCCAGGCCGCCCAGGATGCCGGAGATCGCCGCCCATCGCCGTCCGTGGCCGTGCAGGTAGCGCAGGAAGGTCAGCAGCGAGAGGATCATCAGGTTGGCCTGCAGGGCGTCGGTGGTGATGACCCGGTTATACCCGATCCAGAACGGCTCCAGGGTCAGGAGGATCGCCGCCGTCAGCGCGACCGCCCGGCCGTGGACGCGCCCGGCCCATCGATAGATCAGCACGGCGCACAGGGAGGTGATCAGCGCGAAGGGGACGCGAGCTGCGATGTAGTAGCCCAGCGCCGGGTAGACGTCGCGGAGAAGGATGGCCTGCGCCAGATCGGCTGGGGGCTGACCTCGCACGGCGGCGTGGCCGACCAATCCCATAGCGATCAGCCACATGTTGGTGACGCCCGGGTGTGCGCTGCCGTAGGTGGATGCCCAGTCGTGAGCTTGCAACGCCAGCAGGAACCGGGCGCCGCGACGCAGCCACTCCACGCTGTCCACCACGATGGGACGGCCGATCCACAGCGTGCGAACGAGCAGAGAGGCGAGGAAGAGCCACAGGGAAGGATAGTGAAGGACGGCAGACGGTGGACGAAGGACGGGAGAGATGATGTGACGAGCAGGTGGCGATCCCCGTGACGCGCCCTCCATGATGTCCTTTGCCCTTCGTCCGTCGTCCTTCGTCGGCCCTACATACGCTCCGGCGCGGTCATGCCCATCAGGCCCAACACCCGGGCCAGCGTGATGCGTGAGGCGTCCACCAGCTTCAGCCGGGCTTTGGTGAGCGCCGCGTCGTTGGGATCGGAGGAGAGCACACGGCAGTCCCGGTAAAAGGCGTGGAAGTTGGATGCCAGGTCCATGGCGTAGAACGAAAGCTGGTGCGGCGTCAGCTTCTCCACAGCGCTCTCCACCACCTCGGGCAGCTCCAGCATCTTGCGGATCAGCGCCAGCTCGGCCGGATGGGTCAGCAGCGACACGTCGCCCGTCTCCCAGCCGTCGGGGCCCGACGGCTGCCAGCCCTCCTCTTCTGCCTTCCGCAGGATGGAGCAAATGCGA from Chloroflexota bacterium includes the following:
- a CDS encoding response regulator transcription factor, whose translation is MSQLILVIEDERRIAHWVRAYLEQAGFRVLQAYDGQEGLALARSERPDLVILDLMLPGLDGTEICRALRRESDVPIIILTARGGEMDRILGLELGADDYVVKPFSPGELVARVRAVLRRIHGGVRRPEVLRGGEIELDLVSHTCKVAGRWVELSRTQFNLLRALMSHPGQVMTRQQLLDAVFDEDYKGFERTIDVHIRRLRQRIERDPAKPRYIVTVFGVGYKFVE
- a CDS encoding HAMP domain-containing histidine kinase, encoding MFRSLRWRLILPFSLLILLTVLLSGALSAWFTLNRFDVFVTDEGRMAAEELAPFLEAYYAYHGGWEGLADLLNTPADSLDALDGLYPAWDSSVDWIEVAAGVLGIDPETLWDRLDQNSIAEIATDLGVDPDKVVEAIVEAERKAIEEVVAAGGLSSEQAELEMKWVSEIVHSYVYEDGYGVAEGDSSGLEYPELSKTEVEWLLSALWGGAHFLITDERGGVIFDSTGKRVGERLSGSATRMGVSLADPRNGDFIGFVLIPAGSGYYSTQQMAFLKGVMKSLVISGLVAGLLALVAGLFVARRVTAPVTALTQAAQKLASGACPGRLPVHTQDELGQMSEAFNRMANAIEQQRDLRIRLVHDIMHELYTPLSVIQLEVEAIRDGLQTPEQASEQLQKEIDALRKLIEDLSLLAEMEAGETRLQREPTDPVQLLSDAMQRWQPRAQAAGISLNFVPPSFTLPRVNVDPSRLAQVLGNLISNAIHYTPAGGRVELRCETAATPNPTRDGASPAGDASAYVCITVADTGDGIAPEDLPFVFERFYRTDRARARRSGGRGLGLAIVREIVERHGGEVWVESTLGKGSTFGFSLPALSGAMSCG